A single genomic interval of Zingiber officinale cultivar Zhangliang chromosome 4A, Zo_v1.1, whole genome shotgun sequence harbors:
- the LOC121973490 gene encoding AT-hook motif nuclear-localized protein 23-like, whose translation MAGLGLGTAGSRFVHPLHLHLPHGDTADEDGEGSPASAAGADERGSHGRRPRGRPPGSKNRPKPPVIITRESANALRAHILEVAGGCDVFESLSVYAWRRQRGVCVLSGSGTVANVTLRHPGGGAVAGLQGRFEILSLSGSFLPPPAPPGATSLAVFLAGGQGQVVGGSVVGALIAAGPVIVIAASFTNVAYERLPLDEEDEEAEAAQRQQQQQQLNPPSLGSAGAGPPPFTDSASALPFFNLPPNMPHLPVDHHGGGSWPSGAAASTTAGRPPFF comes from the coding sequence ATGGCGGGGCTCGGTCTCGGCACTGCGGGCTCCCGCTTCGTTCACCCTCTGCACCTCCACCTCCCGCACGGCGATACGGCGGACGAGGACGGCGAGGGATCGCCTGCCTCGGCGGCCGGGGCCGATGAGAGAGGGAGCCACGGGCGGCGGCCGCGAGGGCGGCCGCCTGGGTCCAAGAACAGGCCGAAGCCGCCGGTGATCATCACGCGGGAGAGCGCGAACGCGCTGCGCGCGCACATACTGGAGGTGGCGGGCGGCTGCGACGTGTTCGAGAGCCTGTCGGTCTACGCGTGGCGGAGGCAGCGCGGGGTGTGCGTGCTCAGCGGCAGCGGGACGGTGGCCAACGTGACCCTCCGCCATCCGGGCGGCGGCGCGGTGGCCGGGCTGCAGGGGCGGTTTGAGATCCTGTCGCTCTCCGGGTCGTTCCTGCCGCCGCCCGCGCCGCCGGGGGCCACCAGCCTCGCGGTGTTCCTGGCCGGCGGGCAGGGGCAGGTCGTCGGGGGCAGCGTCGTCGGCGCCTTGATCGCGGCGGGGCCAGTCATCGTCATCGCGGCCTCGTTCACCAACGTGGCCTACGAGAGGCTGCCTCTGGACGAGGAGGACGAAGAGGCCGAGGCAGCGCAacggcagcagcagcagcagcagctcaACCCTCCATCCCTGGGCAGCGCCGGCGCCGGACCTCCTCCGTTCACCGACTCTGCTTCGGCTCTACCCTTTTTCAATTTGCCGCCCAACATGCCTCACCTACCTGTGGACCACCACGGCGGCGGCTCCTGGCCCAGCGGAGCCGCCGCTTCCACCACCGCCGGCAGACCGCCGTTCTTTTAG